The following nucleotide sequence is from Peribacillus sp. ACCC06369.
ATAGGCATATAGCTTTTTTCGGTCTTCAAGCATCTTTGGAATGATGTTGCTACCGAAATCATTAGAAGAATTTGCATCTTTTTCATCGTTTATTAAATACCGTCTTAGGGTCTTCCAGTTGAAAAGGTAAACGCCCATGGAAGCAAGATTACTCTTTGGATACTTTGGTTTTTCGTCGAATTGGGTGACTTTATCATCATCATTGGTATTCATGATTCCAAAACGGCTTGCTTCCTGCCATGGCACTTGAATGACGGCGATGGTTGCCTCTGCATTTTTTTTGACATGATAATCCAGCATCTTACTGTAATCCATCTTATAGATATGGTCACCTGAGAGAATCAGTACATGTTCCGGATCATAGTTATCAATGTATTGGATATTTTGATAAACAGCGTTTGCCGTCCCTTTATACCACTCACCGCCTTCTTTCCCTTGATAAGGGGGAAGAACGGATACTCCACCAACATCCAGATCGAGATCCCAAGCTTTGCCATTACCAACATAATCATTTAGAATCAATGGCTGGTATTGGGTCAGTACCCCAACCGTATCAATACCAGAATGAGTGCAGTTACTTAATGGAAAATCGATGATTCTATATTTACCGCCAAAGGGAACAGCTGGTTTTGCCAAACCGATTGTCAATTCACCTAACCTTGAACCCTGGCCTCCTGCTAATAACATTGCTATCCATTTTTTCGCTCCCATTATTCGTTCACTCTCCCCCGTCTTTTTTTTGTTTGCTTCATATAAATTGAAATGCCTAATGGAGGTACAGTTATTTCCATGCTGAATGGTTGATTATGGTATGGTTCTTTTTTGACATTAATGGGTTCTTCATTGATCTGGCCAGATCCTCCAAAAGCTGTCGAATCACTGTTGAAGACCTCTATATATTTCCCATGGGATGGTACACCTATTTGATAATGAGCATGGGTCTGC
It contains:
- a CDS encoding glucose-1-phosphate adenylyltransferase, translated to MGAKKWIAMLLAGGQGSRLGELTIGLAKPAVPFGGKYRIIDFPLSNCTHSGIDTVGVLTQYQPLILNDYVGNGKAWDLDLDVGGVSVLPPYQGKEGGEWYKGTANAVYQNIQYIDNYDPEHVLILSGDHIYKMDYSKMLDYHVKKNAEATIAVIQVPWQEASRFGIMNTNDDDKVTQFDEKPKYPKSNLASMGVYLFNWKTLRRYLINDEKDANSSNDFGSNIIPKMLEDRKKLYAYRFNDYWKDVGTVESLWQAHMDLLEETPNFQLDDQQWKIFARNANHPPQYISSDAEVSQSLINEGCLIHGNIEHSVLSYNVQVGYGSTIKDSVIMPNVTIGENVHIERSIIASNCVIEDGAVVGNSAVTSDITLIGENQTIINPNKKKITLN